A portion of the Microbulbifer agarilyticus genome contains these proteins:
- a CDS encoding BlaI/MecI/CopY family transcriptional regulator: protein MEITEAEYEVMEALWNGAPANAREIYQRLQSHKDWQERTVKTLLSRLAKKGAISYEQRDRTYYYSPCFEREEYQVKQGKKLVDRLFGGQLSMLVSGFVKGGDLKKSDIEELKDIIKQWEKDND from the coding sequence ATGGAAATTACAGAAGCTGAGTACGAAGTGATGGAGGCACTGTGGAATGGTGCACCAGCGAATGCCCGCGAAATATATCAACGACTGCAATCACACAAAGACTGGCAGGAGCGCACGGTAAAGACATTACTCAGCCGCCTAGCCAAGAAGGGCGCTATCAGCTACGAACAAAGGGATAGGACCTATTACTACTCCCCTTGCTTCGAGCGCGAAGAATACCAGGTAAAGCAGGGTAAAAAGCTGGTTGACCGGCTGTTTGGAGGCCAGCTGTCCATGCTGGTATCCGGGTTCGTAAAAGGCGGTGACTTGAAAAAGTCAGACATCGAAGAACTCAAAGACATTATCAAACAGTGGGAAAAAGATAATGATTAA
- a CDS encoding C45 family autoproteolytic acyltransferase/hydolase — translation MNLLNQSGAGKLYEKNGFLIPVLSGGSHDMGVQYGALMVDAMQKTWDVLIKPQLDSGILMQEEMQRWARRAYISCSTRNRQWYDGVAQGSSWPTENVCMLDQVMEYGIFQSKCHSFAGCTSILSWGKHSANGNMYIGRNMDWSETFNEFPQVLTVRKPTDGSYRFAALGWPGMYCPFTVINEHGVYLDVHDGTSMGGSVVYVERPSILNELTDMMSEAHTLSSLVTRLNGILISTSMILSIGDEHRGASMECSSLGGNRLRSPDDHSLVVVNSFMGEHWGLGKRETVSNSLRRFANMTERLKENTGAVDADKVRELMDLRLFNDDGTFAANGGSTKPIKQDADLTTHQMVTDVAQRTLWLKVPVPDYFSDWTAIDLKQLWN, via the coding sequence GTGAATCTTCTGAATCAGTCTGGTGCGGGAAAGTTGTACGAGAAAAACGGCTTCCTGATTCCGGTTCTCTCTGGTGGATCCCACGACATGGGAGTGCAATACGGCGCCCTGATGGTCGACGCTATGCAAAAAACTTGGGACGTACTGATAAAGCCCCAGCTGGATTCCGGAATACTCATGCAAGAGGAAATGCAGCGTTGGGCACGCCGTGCCTATATCTCCTGTTCAACTCGTAACCGCCAGTGGTACGACGGCGTTGCGCAAGGTTCATCCTGGCCGACCGAAAATGTTTGTATGCTCGACCAGGTGATGGAATATGGCATCTTCCAGTCCAAGTGCCATTCCTTCGCCGGTTGTACCTCAATCCTGTCCTGGGGCAAGCACTCTGCCAACGGGAATATGTATATCGGGCGCAACATGGACTGGAGCGAAACCTTCAATGAGTTTCCACAGGTGTTAACTGTACGCAAACCCACCGACGGTTCTTATCGCTTTGCGGCGCTCGGCTGGCCCGGCATGTATTGCCCGTTTACCGTGATTAACGAACATGGCGTATATCTGGATGTGCACGATGGCACGAGTATGGGCGGCTCTGTGGTTTATGTGGAGCGGCCTTCAATCCTCAACGAGCTGACGGACATGATGAGTGAGGCGCACACACTGTCGAGCCTTGTGACGCGCCTGAACGGCATCCTGATCAGCACCTCGATGATCCTGTCGATCGGCGATGAGCACCGCGGGGCGTCCATGGAGTGCTCTTCCCTCGGCGGCAATCGCCTGCGTTCGCCCGATGATCATTCGCTGGTGGTGGTGAATTCCTTTATGGGGGAGCACTGGGGGCTGGGTAAACGCGAGACGGTGAGTAATTCCCTGCGTCGTTTTGCGAATATGACCGAACGCCTGAAAGAGAATACCGGCGCGGTGGACGCGGACAAGGTGCGCGAACTGATGGACCTGCGTCTGTTCAATGACGATGGTACTTTCGCGGCTAATGGTGGGTCGACCAAGCCAATAAAGCAGGATGCCGACTTAACCACCCACCAAATGGTGACCGATGTCGCACAGCGCACCTTGTGGCTGAAGGTGCCAGTGCCCGATTACTTCAGCGACTGGACCGCCATCGACCTGAAGCAATTGTGGAATTGA